A region from the Wolbachia endosymbiont of Folsomia candida genome encodes:
- a CDS encoding ABC transporter permease, translating into MFLRIFKNVFLFLVSILFVCPILSLISILFTDTANSDWVISTLFPEYILNTLILMIGVGGISFVFGVIPAWLTTFFSFPGRRIFEIALFFPISIPGYIISFVYVNTLEFSGPVQSSLREFFQWSKGDYWFPEIKSLSGGILVMGFSLYPYVYILVRSNLKNVSNSVTIASTLGFSSLRSLFSVIIPSIRPSIIAGLSLVLMEVITDFGTPQFLAIDTFTTGIYRTWFLLHDKYLTTILAVGELVFVVMLISLEKSLQKKGISYSSINTNSDYHSKRNINGTIPLIFTYIMCILPILIGFILPIIPLIYWSVEKGFFIYDTRFYNIIANSVSLSFITALISISIAIVIGYTARKNKIIRNIARIISLGYAIPNAIIAISIIIFLSKISSFVTQHVVEISLVGTIGALVYSYLFRFFAISFKAVESGLKKTPNEIEWTAYTMGHGPISTCLNIHIPLIKKSILSGFLLVFIDTIKELTATLIIRPFNFETISTRIYELVSDERYREAAPFSLIIVAIGLISTIVLFKLDDESKK; encoded by the coding sequence ATGTTTTTAAGAATATTTAAAAATGTATTCTTATTTTTAGTAAGTATATTATTCGTCTGCCCAATATTATCGTTAATATCGATTTTATTTACAGATACAGCAAACTCTGATTGGGTAATCAGTACGCTTTTTCCTGAATATATACTGAATACGTTAATTTTGATGATAGGAGTGGGTGGAATATCGTTTGTGTTTGGAGTAATTCCAGCTTGGCTTACCACATTTTTTTCATTTCCTGGTCGCAGAATTTTTGAGATTGCTTTATTTTTTCCTATCTCGATTCCAGGATATATAATATCATTCGTTTATGTAAATACTCTTGAGTTTTCAGGTCCAGTGCAAAGCTCTTTAAGAGAATTTTTTCAATGGAGCAAAGGTGATTATTGGTTTCCGGAAATAAAGTCCCTAAGTGGTGGAATACTAGTAATGGGCTTTAGTTTATACCCATACGTTTACATATTAGTTCGCTCAAATCTTAAGAATGTTAGCAACTCCGTTACGATTGCATCGACACTTGGGTTTTCATCATTGCGCAGTTTGTTTTCTGTCATAATACCATCTATACGCCCGTCAATTATAGCCGGATTGTCATTAGTTCTCATGGAGGTAATCACGGATTTTGGCACACCACAGTTTCTTGCTATAGATACTTTTACAACAGGAATATACCGTACGTGGTTTTTACTGCATGACAAATATTTAACTACTATTTTGGCAGTTGGGGAATTGGTTTTCGTCGTAATGCTAATATCCCTTGAAAAAAGCCTGCAAAAAAAAGGAATATCCTATTCATCAATCAATACCAATTCAGACTATCACAGTAAACGTAATATAAATGGCACTATACCATTAATCTTTACTTACATTATGTGTATATTACCAATACTCATAGGTTTTATCCTGCCAATTATTCCGCTGATATATTGGAGCGTAGAAAAGGGATTTTTCATATACGATACAAGATTCTATAATATAATAGCAAATAGCGTGAGTTTATCATTTATCACTGCGTTGATCTCTATTAGCATTGCAATAGTAATTGGATACACAGCACGTAAAAATAAAATAATCAGAAACATAGCACGCATCATTTCTCTTGGCTATGCAATTCCAAATGCAATCATTGCCATCAGCATAATAATATTTTTAAGCAAAATATCCTCCTTCGTTACCCAGCATGTTGTAGAAATTAGTTTGGTGGGGACTATAGGTGCCTTAGTTTATTCATATTTATTTCGTTTTTTTGCGATATCATTTAAGGCAGTAGAATCAGGCCTCAAAAAAACACCGAATGAAATTGAATGGACTGCATATACTATGGGTCATGGCCCTATTTCCACATGCCTGAATATTCATATCCCTCTCATCAAGAAAAGCATTCTATCAGGATTCTTGCTTGTATTTATTGATACCATAAAGGAGCTCACAGCAACATTAATCATAAGGCCATTTAATTTTGAAACTATATCAACAAGAATATATGAGCTTGTAAGTGATGAGCGTTACAGAGAAGCAGCACCGTTTTCACTAATAATAGTTGCAATAGGTTTGATTTCCACAATCGTGCTCTTTAAACTTGATGACGAGAGCAAAAAGTAA
- a CDS encoding multidrug effflux MFS transporter, with translation MILSVAVVDMATDLYSVALPNIASYFNVEGSIAQLTISFNLVGLAISGLIYGPLSDHYGRRPIMLVGMTIFTLASIICYLADNIVFFIFIRFIQGMGAGVAGVVGYAAIRDMYSGSDYSRVISKLNMVVALSPGIAPVIGSYAISHGYSWNFLFLIMSLTAIIMLGLIYFKLQETLIVNKNKTSISLVITNIFKQYIQISRNYRFLGFSAIHGLTFMWLWAYIANYPFIFESMGVEVQYFGYLISIIVIFYIIGTLINRRYVPKIGISKMLIIGLVLPIISDSLVLYFYFINKLNVFTLQAAWIPSNIGLALIISNNVTSALETIKNIGLGSAVISFCNMAFGAIGIYIVGKFFHYGILSNLLLTISCSIIAILIYSLLKYNEVSIQVNGKK, from the coding sequence ATGATACTATCTGTTGCAGTTGTTGATATGGCTACTGATTTGTATTCAGTGGCATTACCAAATATTGCAAGTTATTTTAACGTGGAAGGTAGCATAGCACAGCTTACAATTAGTTTTAATTTGGTAGGGCTTGCAATATCAGGATTAATCTATGGGCCATTATCAGACCATTATGGTAGGCGCCCAATAATGTTAGTCGGTATGACAATTTTTACTTTAGCAAGCATAATATGCTACTTAGCTGATAATATTGTATTTTTTATATTCATTCGCTTCATACAAGGAATGGGAGCTGGCGTTGCAGGCGTTGTAGGATATGCAGCAATAAGAGATATGTATTCAGGTAGCGACTACTCAAGAGTAATTTCAAAATTGAATATGGTTGTAGCGCTTTCACCTGGAATAGCACCAGTAATAGGGAGTTATGCAATATCACATGGGTATAGTTGGAATTTTCTGTTCCTTATTATGTCATTAACAGCAATCATTATGCTAGGTCTGATTTACTTCAAATTACAAGAAACATTAATTGTAAATAAAAATAAAACTAGTATCAGCCTTGTGATTACTAATATTTTCAAGCAATATATTCAAATCTCTAGAAATTACCGTTTTCTTGGATTCTCCGCTATTCACGGGTTAACTTTTATGTGGCTTTGGGCATACATTGCTAACTATCCGTTCATATTTGAATCTATGGGTGTTGAAGTGCAATATTTTGGGTATCTCATATCAATTATCGTTATATTTTATATAATTGGAACTCTCATTAACAGAAGATATGTACCGAAAATAGGAATTAGTAAGATGTTGATAATAGGTTTGGTGTTGCCAATAATATCCGATAGTTTAGTTCTGTATTTTTATTTCATAAATAAATTAAATGTGTTCACTCTTCAAGCTGCATGGATTCCAAGCAATATCGGTCTTGCATTAATAATAAGCAACAACGTCACCTCTGCTTTAGAAACGATTAAAAATATAGGGCTTGGTAGCGCTGTCATTTCATTTTGCAACATGGCATTTGGAGCTATCGGAATCTACATAGTAGGAAAATTTTTTCACTATGGTATTTTGTCAAATCTACTCTTGACAATTTCATGTTCTATCATTGCAATCCTCATATACAGCTTGCTCAAATACAATGAGGTATCCATTCAGGTGAATGGAAAAAAGTGA
- the gatA gene encoding Asp-tRNA(Asn)/Glu-tRNA(Gln) amidotransferase subunit GatA, which yields MNELQKLSIVQMHEGLKKKNFSAVELIEAHINAVENEKLNAFITKTPEIAIEAAKAADEQLSKQNGDLISPLMGIPVGVKDLFCTKGIKTTAASKMLENFVPTYESTVSDSLLRSGAVMLGKLNMDEFAMGSANTNSYFGPVENVWLRKSDGEKVVPGGSSGGSAAAVAGFLCAGTLGSDTGGSVRQPAAYCGVVGVKPTYGRCSRFGMIAFASSLDQAGVITRSVSDAALMLEAISGYDKKDSTSSERPVPKFSNFINSDIKGKRIGIPKEYRMDGISDEIVLHWEKVASYLKENGAEVVEITLPHTKYAIPVYYLICSAETSSNLARYDGVRYGFRVDADTLEDMYSLTRAEGFGKEVKRRILIGSYALSSGHYNEYYEKAQCIRALIRNDFIKAFEKIDYILVPSAPTEAFGLNEKPDPLMMCINDVFTVPASLAGLPAISVPVGLSNEGLPLGLQVIGNYYDESGILNVANVIEQNCGRIIE from the coding sequence ATGAACGAACTACAAAAATTAAGCATTGTGCAGATGCATGAGGGGCTCAAAAAGAAGAATTTTTCCGCTGTGGAACTTATAGAAGCGCATATCAATGCAGTTGAAAATGAAAAATTGAATGCGTTTATAACGAAAACTCCAGAAATAGCAATTGAGGCTGCAAAGGCTGCAGATGAGCAGCTCTCTAAGCAAAATGGTGATTTAATTTCACCACTTATGGGTATACCAGTTGGTGTTAAAGATTTATTCTGCACTAAAGGAATCAAAACAACAGCAGCTTCAAAAATGCTAGAAAATTTCGTACCAACTTATGAATCTACGGTTTCTGATTCGCTTTTGCGAAGTGGTGCAGTAATGCTTGGCAAGCTTAATATGGATGAATTTGCTATGGGTTCTGCAAATACGAATAGTTATTTTGGCCCTGTTGAAAACGTATGGCTCAGAAAAAGTGATGGAGAAAAAGTTGTACCTGGTGGATCATCTGGTGGTTCCGCCGCAGCTGTTGCAGGATTTTTATGTGCTGGAACGCTCGGAAGCGATACTGGTGGTTCTGTACGTCAACCAGCAGCTTATTGTGGAGTGGTTGGGGTAAAACCAACGTATGGAAGATGCTCACGTTTTGGTATGATTGCATTTGCTAGTTCTCTTGACCAAGCAGGGGTGATTACACGTTCTGTTTCTGATGCTGCATTAATGCTGGAAGCCATCTCTGGCTATGATAAAAAAGATTCAACATCAAGTGAAAGGCCAGTACCTAAATTTTCCAATTTTATAAATAGCGATATCAAAGGTAAGCGTATCGGTATACCAAAAGAATATAGAATGGATGGAATCTCAGATGAAATTGTTCTCCATTGGGAAAAAGTTGCTTCTTATTTAAAAGAAAATGGAGCTGAGGTTGTTGAAATCACACTGCCACATACTAAATATGCAATTCCAGTCTATTATCTAATTTGTTCTGCTGAAACATCATCTAATCTTGCTCGTTATGATGGCGTGCGTTATGGGTTTAGGGTTGATGCTGACACGCTTGAAGATATGTATTCGTTAACAAGGGCAGAGGGCTTTGGTAAAGAGGTAAAAAGAAGGATTTTAATTGGTTCTTATGCACTTTCTTCAGGCCATTACAATGAATATTATGAAAAAGCACAGTGCATCAGGGCATTAATCCGCAATGACTTCATAAAAGCGTTTGAAAAAATAGATTACATACTCGTTCCATCTGCTCCAACAGAAGCTTTTGGTTTAAACGAAAAACCAGATCCTCTTATGATGTGTATTAATGATGTATTCACTGTACCTGCAAGTCTAGCTGGATTACCTGCAATTTCGGTTCCTGTTGGACTCTCTAATGAAGGCTTACCGCTTGGCTTACAAGTAATTGGAAATTATTATGATGAATCTGGAATATTAAACGTAGCAAATGTTATAGAGCAAAATTGTGGTAGAATAATTGAATAG
- a CDS encoding IS4 family transposase — protein sequence MFYYKEIISKLPKAVLDEIGKAVGVDYKVGKLTGENIFNLLLYSILEKNELSLRTIEENYRRMFCLNTRHSSVASRLKTIPIKYFERIFSFVLQSFCNQKDQEKLLIIDSTTLQLSSKLLQSAIPWRGGAKNMVKCTVATDGRFAKLLNLYTQAKGSSDSTSFREMILNHGQESICIFDRGLQKRATFEEFIDKGIHFITRGNDNIRYQIVRIHGKVAGMQTGTLELMEDVVVRLGQKGSRFLSFEIRLIKAQNRQNGEVLTFLTNIYEMSAEEVCALYKRRWSIEVFFKFIKQELNTKHFLGHSKNTILVTLYMILIASVLLTEYRKRSEIKSYKFARRAFMNELRLEILKPVIEYCGGNPEKVYDYYLFHFP from the coding sequence GTGTTTTATTACAAAGAAATAATATCAAAATTGCCGAAAGCAGTGTTAGATGAAATAGGCAAAGCGGTTGGCGTTGATTACAAAGTGGGCAAACTTACGGGAGAAAATATATTTAATTTACTGCTGTACAGCATATTGGAGAAAAACGAGCTGAGCTTGCGGACTATCGAGGAAAATTATCGTCGGATGTTTTGCCTGAATACGCGCCATTCATCGGTGGCAAGCCGCTTAAAAACGATACCAATTAAGTACTTCGAAAGAATTTTTTCGTTCGTTTTACAAAGTTTTTGTAACCAAAAAGACCAAGAAAAGCTATTAATTATAGATTCCACAACCCTGCAGTTATCGAGCAAATTACTGCAATCTGCAATACCATGGCGTGGTGGTGCAAAGAATATGGTAAAGTGCACCGTTGCCACTGACGGCAGGTTTGCAAAGTTGCTGAACTTGTATACTCAAGCCAAGGGCTCCTCTGACAGCACATCGTTCCGGGAAATGATTTTAAATCACGGTCAAGAGTCGATTTGCATATTTGATCGAGGACTGCAAAAACGTGCAACTTTCGAGGAGTTTATAGATAAAGGCATACATTTTATCACACGTGGCAACGATAATATTCGTTATCAAATTGTGCGTATCCACGGAAAAGTTGCAGGCATGCAGACTGGAACGCTTGAGCTAATGGAAGATGTAGTAGTCAGGCTGGGGCAAAAAGGTTCAAGATTTTTGTCGTTTGAAATCAGGCTAATTAAAGCGCAAAATCGACAGAATGGCGAAGTTCTCACATTTTTGACTAATATTTATGAAATGTCTGCTGAAGAAGTCTGCGCTCTTTACAAAAGGCGCTGGTCAATAGAAGTTTTCTTCAAATTTATCAAGCAGGAGCTCAACACGAAGCATTTTCTTGGACATAGCAAAAACACAATTTTGGTCACACTATACATGATTCTTATTGCTTCGGTTTTATTAACAGAATACAGAAAACGCAGCGAAATCAAGAGTTATAAGTTTGCAAGGAGAGCTTTTATGAATGAACTCAGGCTTGAAATCCTAAAACCTGTCATTGAATATTGTGGTGGAAACCCAGAAAAAGTCTACGATTATTACCTTTTTCACTTTCCATAA
- a CDS encoding IS110 family transposase — protein sequence MQVNAILGVDISKKKFDVCLLMDNKKRHKVFQNNQDGFAKLVVWCNGHGANLIHLCLEATSWYGEDLATFMHDLGHNVSIVNPAQIKAFGKSELLRNKTDKSDAAMIARFCIANKPALWKPIAPEMRHLRDLYRCMQSLKNDKLQQMNRLENENMHSSCKEAISKVILAIEEQIIVLETEINEHINHYPHLKNMVENLKTIKGIGHLTAVAVIAEMPAADNFDNAKQFTAFAGLNPGHYESGSSVSKRSCICKIGSERVRKALYMPAIVVKNHNNHFQKFCQRLASKGKCPKVIVLALMRKLMHVFFGILKNNQPFNCNLVG from the coding sequence ATGCAAGTAAATGCTATTTTGGGTGTGGATATTTCAAAAAAGAAATTTGATGTTTGTTTGCTGATGGACAATAAAAAACGACACAAAGTCTTTCAAAATAATCAGGATGGCTTTGCAAAGCTTGTGGTTTGGTGCAATGGCCATGGAGCAAATCTTATTCATCTGTGTCTTGAGGCAACTAGCTGGTATGGGGAAGATTTGGCTACTTTTATGCACGATTTAGGGCATAATGTTAGTATAGTAAACCCGGCTCAAATCAAGGCTTTTGGCAAAAGTGAGCTGCTCAGAAATAAAACAGATAAATCAGATGCAGCTATGATAGCTAGATTTTGTATCGCTAATAAACCTGCTCTTTGGAAACCAATTGCACCTGAAATGAGGCATTTAAGAGATCTTTACCGTTGTATGCAATCGCTAAAAAATGATAAATTGCAACAGATGAACCGCTTGGAAAATGAAAATATGCATTCCAGCTGCAAAGAAGCTATATCTAAGGTAATTTTGGCAATAGAGGAGCAAATTATTGTTCTCGAAACAGAAATTAATGAGCATATAAATCACTATCCACATCTAAAAAATATGGTAGAAAACCTCAAGACTATAAAAGGTATAGGACATCTTACTGCTGTTGCTGTTATTGCAGAAATGCCAGCGGCTGATAATTTTGACAATGCTAAGCAATTTACAGCTTTTGCTGGTCTAAATCCAGGACATTATGAATCTGGATCGTCTGTAAGTAAGAGAAGTTGCATATGTAAAATAGGATCTGAGCGCGTCCGAAAAGCCCTTTATATGCCAGCTATAGTAGTCAAAAACCATAATAATCATTTTCAAAAATTTTGTCAGCGTCTAGCAAGTAAAGGTAAATGCCCAAAAGTCATAGTCCTTGCGTTAATGAGAAAATTAATGCATGTCTTTTTTGGTATTCTTAAAAACAATCAACCATTTAATTGTAATTTAGTTGGATAA
- a CDS encoding integrase core domain-containing protein produces the protein MRELGMRRNTEDKTLERNYQSKWRFLIKEYEQTKAKKHPFYRFVGDFYHANGINRQTFCKYYNRYRNSGLEKEFLPRKRGPRWESRRTDIEIEKAVIEERKKGINKYEICAILAKKLGNKTPSPSGIYNIIKRAGMNKLSTKEKEVKRKIIREKAGELAHIDCHYLSKDMIINESKRYYLVCVIDDASRIAWAEVLENIQSLNVMFAVLRCFNYIKQSYSIQFKEVMTDNGPEFASRSNLDGHPFERMLVEIGLKHLYTRPYRPQTNGKVERFWRTLNDDLIEGTTFETVQEFKDELFRYLIYYNEHRPHQALGGITPLSFLQNLSMN, from the coding sequence TTGAGGGAGTTAGGTATGAGAAGAAACACAGAAGATAAAACTTTAGAGAGAAATTACCAAAGTAAATGGAGATTTTTGATCAAAGAATATGAGCAAACAAAGGCAAAAAAGCATCCATTTTATAGATTTGTAGGCGATTTTTATCACGCTAATGGAATCAACAGACAAACATTCTGTAAATATTATAATAGGTATAGAAATAGCGGATTAGAAAAAGAGTTTTTACCAAGAAAAAGAGGTCCAAGATGGGAAAGCAGAAGAACAGATATTGAAATAGAAAAAGCAGTTATAGAGGAGCGGAAAAAAGGGATAAATAAATATGAAATTTGTGCTATACTAGCAAAAAAGTTGGGCAACAAAACACCTTCTCCATCTGGTATATATAATATTATTAAGAGAGCCGGCATGAATAAGTTGAGCACAAAAGAAAAAGAGGTGAAGAGAAAGATAATCAGGGAAAAAGCTGGAGAATTGGCACATATAGACTGTCATTATTTGAGTAAAGATATGATAATAAATGAGAGCAAAAGATACTATTTAGTGTGTGTAATAGACGATGCAAGCCGTATAGCATGGGCAGAAGTTTTAGAAAATATTCAGAGTCTGAATGTAATGTTTGCAGTGCTCAGATGTTTTAATTATATAAAGCAAAGTTACAGTATTCAGTTCAAAGAAGTAATGACAGACAATGGACCAGAGTTTGCATCAAGAAGTAATTTGGATGGACATCCATTTGAAAGAATGTTAGTTGAAATTGGCTTAAAGCATTTATATACAAGGCCATATAGACCACAAACAAATGGCAAAGTAGAGCGCTTTTGGCGGACTTTAAATGATGATTTGATTGAGGGAACAACGTTTGAGACCGTTCAAGAATTTAAGGATGAATTGTTTAGATATTTAATTTATTACAATGAACACAGGCCGCATCAAGCTCTTGGAGGTATTACTCCTTTGAGCTTTTTGCAAAATTTGTCAATGAATTAG
- the uvrC gene encoding excinuclease ABC subunit UvrC: MGYVINVQAIEEQIKLSPQSCGVYKMIGDKNKALYVGKAKKLKSRLSSYLQFENLSERIRVMLSQVIKVEIFITENEIEALLLESQLIKSLKPTYNIVLTDGKSYPYITISKHVYPRIAKYRGKFKKDEFYYYGPFPSAAAVKNTILSLQKAFLLRVCSDQYFSSTKRPCIEYQIKRCSAPCVNKITKEDYCQSMKQAQDTLLGRNKEVQKQLLSTMEKCSSEMNYELAAVYRDRVKFLQQIQMKAVDFSFEEDADFFSIAREEDLACINVLSFRNKCNYGSVPYFVENCGDHSNNEILSTFLVNLYNPINIPQDKIYVPDFVTDNEIIEQALQKITHKSIKVLHTKSNEERDLLKFVYNNSQHSLEQKLIEYKNNLEKLEDLSKIFSLSNIPKRIEVYDNSHISGNQQVGVMVVAGQEGLLKSEYRKFTIKEEISADDYKMMKEVLTRRFSGKIKDIIPDFLLIDGGPGHVSIVQDVLQTLNINVPFACMAKGPDRNTGNERFYMPNREEFSLENDSKVMLYLQSLRNEAHRFAITTHRKKRDKQFIVSSLSKIPGIGNKRKKALMSYFGSVENMSKASLAEIQNVSGISKGLAEIILKHVNGR; encoded by the coding sequence ATGGGCTATGTCATAAACGTTCAGGCAATAGAAGAGCAAATCAAATTATCTCCACAATCTTGTGGTGTGTACAAAATGATTGGGGATAAGAATAAGGCTTTATACGTTGGCAAAGCAAAAAAATTGAAATCTAGGTTATCTAGTTACCTTCAATTTGAAAATCTTTCTGAGCGAATCAGAGTCATGCTTTCACAAGTAATCAAAGTTGAGATCTTTATAACTGAAAACGAAATTGAAGCCTTGCTTCTTGAATCACAGTTAATAAAGTCGCTCAAACCTACTTATAATATTGTACTTACAGATGGAAAATCTTACCCATATATAACAATTTCCAAACACGTTTATCCAAGGATAGCAAAATATAGAGGCAAATTTAAGAAGGACGAATTTTACTACTATGGGCCATTCCCTTCTGCTGCTGCTGTTAAGAACACTATATTGTCGTTGCAAAAAGCTTTTCTCCTCAGAGTCTGTTCAGATCAATATTTTTCCTCAACAAAAAGACCATGTATTGAATATCAAATTAAGCGCTGTTCAGCGCCATGCGTAAATAAAATCACAAAAGAGGATTATTGCCAATCAATGAAACAAGCACAAGATACACTGCTTGGAAGGAATAAGGAAGTGCAAAAACAGTTACTTTCCACAATGGAAAAGTGTAGTAGTGAAATGAATTATGAACTTGCTGCTGTATACAGAGATAGGGTAAAATTCCTTCAACAAATTCAGATGAAAGCTGTTGACTTCTCTTTTGAGGAAGATGCAGATTTCTTTAGTATTGCACGTGAAGAAGATTTAGCGTGCATTAATGTGTTGTCATTTAGAAATAAATGTAACTATGGAAGCGTTCCTTACTTTGTTGAAAACTGCGGCGATCATTCAAATAATGAAATTTTATCCACCTTTTTGGTCAATTTATATAATCCAATTAACATACCACAAGATAAAATTTACGTTCCTGATTTTGTTACGGATAATGAAATCATAGAACAAGCTCTGCAAAAAATTACGCACAAATCAATAAAGGTTCTGCACACAAAGAGTAACGAAGAGCGTGATTTATTAAAATTTGTTTACAATAACTCTCAGCATAGTTTAGAGCAGAAGCTTATAGAGTATAAAAATAATCTAGAAAAACTTGAAGATCTTAGCAAAATCTTCTCATTATCTAATATTCCAAAACGTATCGAAGTTTATGATAACAGCCATATATCTGGAAACCAGCAAGTTGGTGTAATGGTTGTTGCAGGGCAGGAAGGCCTATTAAAAAGTGAATATAGAAAATTTACTATTAAAGAGGAAATTTCAGCTGACGATTATAAGATGATGAAAGAAGTGCTGACCAGACGTTTCTCCGGCAAGATAAAAGACATAATACCAGACTTTCTACTGATTGATGGTGGTCCTGGACATGTCTCTATAGTGCAAGATGTGCTGCAAACGTTAAATATTAATGTTCCTTTTGCTTGCATGGCAAAAGGCCCTGATCGCAACACAGGAAATGAAAGATTTTATATGCCAAATAGAGAAGAATTTAGTCTGGAAAATGACAGTAAAGTTATGCTTTACTTACAATCGTTACGTAATGAAGCTCACCGCTTTGCAATAACTACGCACAGAAAAAAACGCGACAAGCAATTTATAGTTTCAAGCTTAAGCAAAATACCAGGTATTGGTAACAAAAGAAAAAAAGCATTAATGTCTTATTTTGGTTCAGTAGAAAATATGAGCAAAGCTTCTCTAGCTGAGATTCAAAATGTATCTGGGATCAGTAAAGGTTTAGCAGAAATTATCTTAAAACATGTGAATGGACGATAG